The DNA region GCATGGACTTCTGATCTTTGATCAGAAGGCCGAAATGCCGCCCATCACTTGAGGTACCGAAGCCGGCAACAGCCGGCTTCGGGTGCGGCATGGACTTCTGATCTTTGATCAGAAGGCCGAAATGCCGCCCATCACTTGGGGTGCCGAAGCCGGCAACAGCCGGCTGGGGATCCTGGCGCCGAAGTCGGCAGCAGCCGACTTCGGGTGCGGCATGGACGTCTGAGCCGTCTGCCAATCATCGGATGCGGAAGAGGGGGCTTTGGCCCCCTCTTTTCGTTTGTGCCCGGTTCGGTGACGGCTGCGTGGTCAGTCCAGGCCAGCGATCCGCAAGTCCGCCGCCGTGGCGTTATGCTAAAGGCCCTCGCCTTTGACCCGTCGTCGTCATGGCCGGGCAGGTTTCGACGGAGACCGACATATGTCGGTCATCCGTCATGGCCGGGCTTGTCCCGGCCATCCACGTCTTTGTTTTAAAATACATTTTAAGTCGTGGATGCCCGCGACAAGCGCGGGCATGACGAGTCACGTCTTATGGCCCCTGGCGTTAAGCTTAACGCAAGGTAAAATCCGAGCCGTCATCATAACCGGGGTGGCGTTGCGTTAGATTGATGCCCGCTGCAAGGCAGGAGGGAAGAATGAGCGAGGATCGGCGACAGCATGCGCGGCTGCGCAGCCTGATCGGCGGCCGCATCATCTTCAATGACGGGCGCTCGACGCTCGACTGCGTGCTGCGCAACATCTCCCCCGGCGGGGCGCGGATCGCCTGCAGCGCCGCGGTCTCGCTGCCGGAGACCTTCGACCTGATGCTGCCGAGCAAGAACCGCCGCCTGCGTGTCCGTCTCGTCTGGCGGCAGGAGGAGCACCTCGGCATCGCCACGCTGTCGCCGGTGCCGTCCTGGTGAGGCGTGCTGCGCTCCCGCGGCTAAAGCATTTTCCGCACAAGTGGATACCGGTTGTGCGAAAGACCCGAAGGGCCGCGTCAGCGAAAATGCGACAAACCAGAAACTTAGAGCATTTTCCGCACAAGTGGATACCGGTTGTGCGAAAGACCCGAAGGGCCGCGTCAGCGAAAATGCGACAAACCAGAAACTTGGAGCGTCCGATCTGATGCAGTCAGATCGGATCACGCTCCAGTGATGTTCTGACTTCCCGGCACAGCGGCAATCCCGGACGGGCGTGGCGAACACCGCGCCCGTTTTCGCATGCGGGCGATCCACGAGGGCGTCGCCGCGACGAGACGGCGCCGCCGCGGCCCCATCGCCGCCGGAATTGGCGCGCATGCGCCTCAGGCGAATTCCCTTCCGCAGGAGACGATCGGCGTGTCGACCGTGACCGAAACCCTGGCCGCGACCTGGCGGCTTGCCGCGCCCTATTTCCGCGCCGACGATATCGGCGAGGTCAGCGTCGGCCCGCTCGGGCGCTTTCGGCTGCGCGAGAAGTGGGCCGGGCGCGGCCTGCTCGCCGCGGTCATCGCCATCGAGCTGGCCATCGTCGCCATCACGGTGGCGCTGAATGCCTGGAACGCCCGCTTCTACGACGCGCTGCAGAACCGCAACTGGGACAGCTTCGTCTACGAGCTCGGCTTCTTCTGCGTGCTGGCGGCGGTGTTCATCCTGCTCGCGGTCTACCAGATCTATCTGAACCAGTGGCTGCAGATCCGCTGGCGGCGGTGGATGACCGAGCGCCTGCTCGGCGAATGGCTGGCCGGGGCCAACCACTACCGCATGCAACTGCTCGGCGAGTCCGCCGACAACCCCGACCAGCGCATCGCCGAGGACATCCAGCTCTTCGTCGGCCGCACGCTGTCGCTCGGCGTCGGCCTGCTCAGCGCGGTGGTCACGCTCATCTCGTTCGTCGGCATCCTGTGGGCGCTGTCGGCCCAGGCGCCGTTGATGATCGGCGGCACCACCTTCGCCATCCCCGGCTATCTGGTGTTCGCGGCGCTGATTTATGCCGCGCTCGGCACGCTTCTCACCCATCTGATCGGCCGCGCGCTGGTGCGACTCAATTTCGACCAGCAGCGCTTCGAGGCCGATTTCCGCGTCTCGCTGGTGCGGGTGCGCGAGAATGCCGAGCAGATCGCGCTTCTGGAAGGCGAGGAGGCCGAGCGCACCCGGCTGATGGACCGCTTCGCCAATGTGATGCGCAATTGGTGGGCGATCATGGACCGCCAGAAGCGCCTCACCTTCTTCACGGCCGGCTATTCGCAGGTCTCGACAGTGTTTCCGTTCATCGTCGCGAGCCCGGCCTATTTTGCCGGCGCCTTCCAGCTCGGCGGGCTGATGCAGACCGCCTCCGCTTTCGGTCGGGTGGAGAACTCGCTGGCCTTCTTCATCTCGGCCTACACGAGTTTTGCCGAGTGGCGCGCGGTGGTCGAGCGGCTTGGCGGCTTCGAGGCAGCGGCCCGCGCCGCGCGGAACGTGCCGGTGACGCCGCCGGTGGTGGCGGTCGCCCGTGATGGCGCAGGCGCGGTCAGCGCCCGCGATGTGGCCCTGGCGCTGCCCGATGGACGGCCGCTGCTCAAGGTGGAGGATTTCACCGTCGCGGCCGGCGAGCGGGTGCTGGTCACCGGCCCCTCGGGCTCCGGCAAATCGACGCTGTTCCGCGCCGTCGGCGGCATCTGGCCGTTCGGCGACGGCGTGGTGCGGGTGCCGGACGGCGCCAATGTGATGCTGCTGCCGCAGCGCCCCTATCTGCCGGTCGGCAGCCTGCGCGCTGCGGTGTCGTTCCCGGCTGAGCCCGGCACCTTCCCGGATGCCGAGATTGCGCAGGTGCTCGGCGAGGTCGGCATGGCGGAATTTGCCGAGCGGCTCGACGAGGTGTCGCTGTGGGGCCAGCGCCTGTCGGGCGGCGAGCAGCAGCGCCTCGCCTTTGCTCGCGCGCTGCTGCACGCGCCGGACTGGCTGTTCCTGGATGAGGCGACCGCCTCGCTCGACGAGGCCAGCGAAGCCGCGCTCTACCGGCTGCTGAGCGAGCGCCTGCCGGGCGTCACCGTGGTGTCGATCGGCCACCGCTCGACGCTCGCCGAATTCCACGGCCGCACCGTCCGGCTGGTCCGCGACGGCAGTGTCCACCGCGTCGCCGTGGCGTCGTCCCAGGCGGCGTGATCACTGAAGCTCGGCGCCCGCCGCGGCCAGCGCCGCCGGCAGCCGGTCGCTGGCGAGAAAGGCGAACTCGGCCTCGCGGTGGCGGGTCAGCGGATCGCGGGCGACGAGCTCGGCATCGACATGGCCGGGGTGGCACATCACCACCCCGCCATCCGGCAGCGCCTCGAGGAAGCCCGGGAACAGCGCCGCGAAATCGGCCTCCGGCTGGTAGAGATAGGCGCCGGCGAAGGCCGGATTGACGCGCACGCCGCGGGTCTCGGCGCGCGACTTGAAGGCGCGCGACAGGTGCGCCAGCACCGTGCCCTTGGGGTCGCGGAACAGGTTGCGCGGTGCGTTGGCCTGTCCGCACTGGCGCACCCAGGCGCCGTGCAGGCGGTCGGAGACGACATCCAGCACGGCGCTGCGGATGGTGGGCAGGAGCTGGACGTGCTGATGGCCGTCGACATGGTCGGGCATCCGCCCGAAGGCGATGGCGAAGGCGTCGAGCTGGGCCTCGATCTCGGCGCGGATGACGGCCGGCTTGAGGCGGCCGGCAAAGGCCAGCGTCATCAGCGTCGGCAGGTCGGGAAACGCGCCCGAACGGGTGACCGGCGCGAAATTGACGGTGAGCGGGTGGTGCGGTCCGGTCAGCGTCACGTGCAGGCCGATGCCGAACGGCCGGGGCGTGACGGTGTCGCGAAGGCGCGCCGCCTCGGCGCGGAAGCCCGGCACCACGGTCATCACCGAGGTCGCCGACAGCCGCCCGGCCGCCGCGAGGTCGCGGATCGCGGCAGAGACGCCGGGCGCCAATGCAAAGTCGTCGGCCACCAGTCGAATGCGTTTCATGCGTCGGCTCCGGAACCCGTTTTGGCACCGGGGGCGGCCTCGCGCACCTCGCGCTCGGCGATGAAATAGATCGGGCGGGCCTTCAGCTCGGAGAGGATCTTGCCGATATACTCGCCCACGACGCCGATCACGATAAGCTGTACCCCGCCGATGATGATGGTGGCCACCATAAGCGAAGCATAGCCGGGAACGGCAATGTCCCAGATCAGCTTCTCCAGGATGATCCACAGGCCGAAGACAAACGCGCCGCCGGCCATGGCGAAGCCGAATACGCTGGCGACGCGCAGCGGCGCCACCGAGAACGAGGTCAGCCCCTCGATCGACAGGCCGACCAGCGATTGGAAGCTCCAGCTCGAGACGCCGTGGATGCGCTCGGCCGGTTCGTAGGGCACGCAGATCTGTTTAAAGCCGATCCAGCTCGACAGACCCTTGAAGAAGCGGTTGCGCTCGGGAAGCTGGCGCAACGCGGCGGCGGCGCGCGGCGACAGCAGACGGAAATCGCCGGCATCGGGGGGAATCTTGTGGCGCGCCCCCCAGTTCAGCAGGGCGTAGAAGGTGCGCACGAACAGGCGGCGCAGCGCCGGCTCGTTGCGGCGGTGCGCCTTGGCGGTGAAGGCGACGTCATAGCCCTGGTCGAGCCACAGCGACACCAGATGCTCCACCATGTCCGGCGGGTGCTGGCCGTCGGCGTCCATGAACAGCACCGCGCCCTTGCCGGCGTGGTCGAGGCCGGCGACCAGCGCCGCCTCCTTGCCGAAATTGCGCGAGAACGACACCACCTGCAGGTCGACGCCGTCATTGGGCAGGCCACGCAGCACGGCCAGCGAGGCGTCGCGCGAGCCGTCGTCGACATAGACGATCTCGACCGCGAGGCCGCGGGTTGCGGCAAATCCGGCCGCCAACGCCGCAAGGCGGGCATGCAGCGCCGGCAGGTTGGCGGCCTCGTTATAGACCGGGACGACGATTGAAAGACCGGCCTCGGCGGGGGAGGCGGCGTTTGGGGCGGGTCGTGTTGTCATGATCTTGGGTATCACCGGGCGGCGCGGCCGACCTTATCACATGGTGTCCGGGTGGCCAGTTCGCCGGCAATGGAAACGGATTGGCCGGAAATCCCTGTTCGACGAGAGGATTAAGGGCGACCGCGGCACGATTCCGGCCCGCGGGCCGGGTTTCGCATCGATGCGGCGGGCGGCGGCCTTGGGCAGACCCATCCGGCGTGGGCGGGCCTGCCGTCCGGTGCCGTAGCCTGCCGGGGCTCGCTGCCCTCTCTGCCGGCGGTTTTGCCCGGGCTTGGCGCCGTTTCGATGGCCGGCTCACTTCACGTCCGCGTGAATGCGGCCGGGCCGGGTGATCCGGCCGGGCGGACCGTCCGTAAGCCGCCGTGAATGCCGGGATGCCACGTCGGCCGAACCCCCTCACGGCCCGATCCTGGGGATTCCGCCGCTCCTCCTCCGGGCGGTGACCATACTGTCGTCGCGGCCGTTCTCCCCCGGAACGGCCGCGACGTGTCTTTTCCATTCCCTTCCTTCTCGCTCGCGCCGCCGGTTGGTCTTCGCTGGTGACGGGCGCAGCTTATGAGGCTTTCCGGCCTCCCGCCTTGATCATTCGAAAACCCTGAGAGGTTTTCCCGCGGGACGGGCTGCGCCGAAGCGGTGTCCGATCCCGCCCCCACCGGACCGGGCGCGCTAAGCTCTTGAGTTGGCGCATTCTCTTTCGCAAATCCGGTATCCACTTTTGCCAGGAATGCTCTAGATTTCTCTGTGCGATTGCATCGTCGCGTCGGACAGCGAGGCCTGCCATGATCAAGGATATCCTCGTGCATCTTTCGCCCGGAGAGCGCCGCGATCCGGGAGCCGAATTCTCCCTTTCGGTGGCGGCGCTGTTCGGCGCCTCGCTCACCGGGGTGTCGTTCGCCTATGAGCCGGTCATTCCGCCGAGCGTGTTCGGCTCCATTCCGGCCGAACTCATCGCCGCCCAGAAGCAGCAGAGCGTGAAGGCCGCCGAGGCCGCCGCCGCGCGGTTCCAGGAGGGGCTGCGGCTGGCCGATCTGCACGGTGGAACGCGGGTTCTCGATGCCGGCGTCCCGGCCTCCGGCGACGTGTTCGGCCGCCTCGCCCGGCTGTTCGATCTGTC from Blastochloris tepida includes:
- a CDS encoding PilZ domain-containing protein; protein product: MSEDRRQHARLRSLIGGRIIFNDGRSTLDCVLRNISPGGARIACSAAVSLPETFDLMLPSKNRRLRVRLVWRQEEHLGIATLSPVPSW
- a CDS encoding ABC transporter ATP-binding protein/permease; the protein is MSTVTETLAATWRLAAPYFRADDIGEVSVGPLGRFRLREKWAGRGLLAAVIAIELAIVAITVALNAWNARFYDALQNRNWDSFVYELGFFCVLAAVFILLAVYQIYLNQWLQIRWRRWMTERLLGEWLAGANHYRMQLLGESADNPDQRIAEDIQLFVGRTLSLGVGLLSAVVTLISFVGILWALSAQAPLMIGGTTFAIPGYLVFAALIYAALGTLLTHLIGRALVRLNFDQQRFEADFRVSLVRVRENAEQIALLEGEEAERTRLMDRFANVMRNWWAIMDRQKRLTFFTAGYSQVSTVFPFIVASPAYFAGAFQLGGLMQTASAFGRVENSLAFFISAYTSFAEWRAVVERLGGFEAAARAARNVPVTPPVVAVARDGAGAVSARDVALALPDGRPLLKVEDFTVAAGERVLVTGPSGSGKSTLFRAVGGIWPFGDGVVRVPDGANVMLLPQRPYLPVGSLRAAVSFPAEPGTFPDAEIAQVLGEVGMAEFAERLDEVSLWGQRLSGGEQQRLAFARALLHAPDWLFLDEATASLDEASEAALYRLLSERLPGVTVVSIGHRSTLAEFHGRTVRLVRDGSVHRVAVASSQAA
- a CDS encoding ChbG/HpnK family deacetylase — translated: MKRIRLVADDFALAPGVSAAIRDLAAAGRLSATSVMTVVPGFRAEAARLRDTVTPRPFGIGLHVTLTGPHHPLTVNFAPVTRSGAFPDLPTLMTLAFAGRLKPAVIRAEIEAQLDAFAIAFGRMPDHVDGHQHVQLLPTIRSAVLDVVSDRLHGAWVRQCGQANAPRNLFRDPKGTVLAHLSRAFKSRAETRGVRVNPAFAGAYLYQPEADFAALFPGFLEALPDGGVVMCHPGHVDAELVARDPLTRHREAEFAFLASDRLPAALAAAGAELQ
- a CDS encoding glycosyltransferase family 2 protein: MTTRPAPNAASPAEAGLSIVVPVYNEAANLPALHARLAALAAGFAATRGLAVEIVYVDDGSRDASLAVLRGLPNDGVDLQVVSFSRNFGKEAALVAGLDHAGKGAVLFMDADGQHPPDMVEHLVSLWLDQGYDVAFTAKAHRRNEPALRRLFVRTFYALLNWGARHKIPPDAGDFRLLSPRAAAALRQLPERNRFFKGLSSWIGFKQICVPYEPAERIHGVSSWSFQSLVGLSIEGLTSFSVAPLRVASVFGFAMAGGAFVFGLWIILEKLIWDIAVPGYASLMVATIIIGGVQLIVIGVVGEYIGKILSELKARPIYFIAEREVREAAPGAKTGSGADA